A stretch of DNA from Anopheles nili chromosome 2, idAnoNiliSN_F5_01, whole genome shotgun sequence:
GGTATTCGGGTTAGAACATATCGagtttttaaaatttgctaAAGTTAATACCTCTTGTTCGTCACTTTCGGTGTCCATATGGTTGCTTTTGGTGGCCACCACACTGGCCGGATTTTTTCTGCCCCTTGCCATCGTTTTACTGGCcattttttactttcaattaTCTTTAATCGAAAATCTTTAGTTTTACATTGGTATACGTTTAGGATATTGCAATGTAGCACCCATTGCACGGAACAAGAAAACTATCAAGGCAACTCTCGCACTACTATGATTGTTTTCGTTGTACGAGAGCTATCATCGATTTTTTGTAGTTTGGTGCGCTGTTAAGTGATTTGAAGCCAGGCCAAAAACTATACGGGTTCGATGCGTATAAAACTCCAGCTTGCTAATCTTTAAACTATCAGGTTTTTAGAAGGCTTGCAATCGAAGGGTTGGTTGATTTTCatacaaaatttaaatttaaagcaattttttACCGTATCTTTATTGCACATTTTCGACTCTGTGGTTGCACTTTGTTTACGTCTGCATTGACTGTCAGCGTGATGTTATTCCTGAGAACGCATATTTATTTCTCTGGGTTGAGGAGTTGGTTTTCTGATCATCACGTGGTCGTATTTGAACTCGATTCTAAACGTTTATGTTTCTACATGCATAATTTCACATTTTAGCTataaatttgcaaagaaacctgcaaatttaaaaaaagatatgCACTTTATATTGAAAACCTAGGAtgtcggttttattttaaaaggAAATActgtttatttaaaatttattgcagataatttaaaaacaaacttcaTTGAAGTTTTGAATAATGCTCCAACAGGGAAGTGGGACAAGTCGCATAGATGAGCTCACAATCAGCACCACTAGCACCTAAGTTTTCCGCCATTTCATATTTTAGTCTATCCTTATATTCCAATTCGTCAAATGAACGATGCATCGAAGGGCTGAAGCATGAAGAACAGGGCGTTAGCAACAATATATTACATTAGATTTGAAGATCCTTACGTGAGTAAAAACTGTGTGATTTCAGTTAGTAAATCTTCCCGGTTGGATTCACGATGAAATGGGCTGTGTGCCAGCTCACAGACGCTCTTTGCGAGGCAGTCGGATCCGAATTGCAAAGCTTGTAGCAGTTCTTCCGCTGCGCGGTACAACTGACCAGCAGAGAGGTCAGAGTTTTGGTGTGTCACAGATCGTTTAAAATCACGAGCAGTCATAACTGTTGTCGGCTGGAACCGTCCTTGCACTACACCGATCAAAGCACGCGCCCAGTAGGCTGGTTTGTAAAAGTccatcaaacgaaacggaagaTTGTAGTTTACCTGGAACCCCAAATTGATGCCTAACCGACGGACTGCGtaatcctttttcggtggtttaAAAAGCCTTCCATTCGTAACGGTGCACATCGTAACCTATTTTCAAGAATTTAAACgttttaaatcacatttatgattCAATACATAGACGACTTCATTTCCAAGTATACCTGTAAGGTTGTCatcggagggaaaaacaacgcttcaCGTTTGGTATCGAAATTGGCATTAGAAAATGCACCAATGGAGACCAATAGTAACGAAATGGTAGCTAGTTTCATCTTGGGTTCGGCGGACAGTTTCAAGCACTGACTATGAATAACTAGCAATGTTCAAGAATTTGAAACCCTCTAGCATGGATTGAGCCGTCACGGAGAAAGTGTTTGCTCACGCTCTGCCGCTAGGGAAAGGAAGGTGTTAACATGAATTTCCTATCTACGATCTTGTTCTGGATAGCTGATCAAACGGTTCACTTGGTTTGTTGTGGTTCACAATTAACACACCACCAAATTGGCTGTACACTATGAACCAATTTCATTGTATGATTCCGATTACATTACACTGAAAAAATCATATACAATAAAAGCCACAGTTTTAGGTACCTGTTGAATGCGTTTATTTTGAATTCACGGAACACTAAGTTTGTCATAGGTTGTTTAATGCCATGCGTAAAAGAAATCCTCCAAACGGCGGTCCGTCTCCATCTCTTGTTTCCTGTTTCAGCTTCACTTGTATCTCACCCCACGGATCTCTTATGGTGGGTGAGAAAGCGCCACCTTACCCAAAGCGATAAAGCGCTTTCCAAAATCGAGAGTGGAAGTGGCATACCGTCGTAAAGGCGCATCCACCCACCTTGTCCGTAATGCTAGCGCAATAAATCATATGCAAATAAACATAAACGGGCATAATTTTCACGTTTCCTTTGCGCAAAAGTAAGGCTCATGCAACGGCTCTTTCGGCTGGCACGTCCGTTAACGATGGCGTGCGTAAGAGCAATCTTCCAAGACCCTCCTTATTCGTCCCGAAAAGGCGGCTGATGCAATTCTAGCAATTTATGGAAGGCGATACGCGTGACGATTTCGGCCAGCAGAGTTAACGAGTAGATTTGCGATGACGTTTTCATAGTTTGATAaagatcgaaatcgaaaacccCACGGTACCTCTTGGAGACAACTTGCACAATATTCCATGGGTAGCTTGGACTGGTAGTGCATCCTGCTTTGGACAACCGAGTTCAGAGTTTGATCACGTGACGCATCGAATCTCGAGTCGTCGGTAGAATTAATGTGAACACCGGGACAGCAATGAAAACGTGAACGGGAAACACATTTCGAGATAGCGAAATTTTAGATTAGTTTTGCACTGCTTCTTTTTGCGGTAAACAATCATAATGCAAATTTCTACGGGAATCCGTACAAATTTCTATCGCTGTCGCAAGGGGCTAAAGGTTGTCCGCTTTGACGTTGGCACGTGCAACGATGTACTTGCAGACCAATGAGActgtggttttgtgtgcgcaAAGAAGATGTTTTGCTCAATGTTTTATAGCATATATAAGGGTTTCGTTtttaacaaataaatcaaagtTGCTCCAAAAAATATTCATACATGTACCAGAAAGGTTGGGGTTATTTgaaagattttttgtttttcaaacgcGAAGGTTGGTTGCCTAGTAGCAGTTGTTTATCCTACAAGTCGGTCAGACTAGCGCATCCTGGGTTTATCGTGCAGCGGCAAAATGAGCTTTAAACGACTTCAACCATTGCCAGCtgtttgcaaacaaatgcaacaggTTTTCGTAGTAGGGAATGCAACTTAGCAAAACGATCGATAGCAGACGACAATAAAGATGGTGAGGATTGTCTAGCAACCGCGCCATATAACCCACCTGTTGAAATGCTGTTCTAAATATATCCGAGAACTCTTTATGAATGGCTATCGATTTGGGAGTATAATACTATAGAAATACTCTCAAACGCAACAGGTGTTGCACGTTTTTTAAATCAACATATTTATGCGCACTCGTTTATATggtaaccaaaaaaaaaactactgcTGTGGCGAATATTTCATTGATAGTTTGTTTAGATACCGTTGTGCCAGAAGTAGAATAAATTTGCCTATGCCCTGTTGCAGGTATTCAATTGATTGATGAGTAAGGTGTATTTACCTCTACTTACTACCTCTTTGTGGTGTAGATACTAtgatgcaataaaattaattcaaaaatGGAATCTTTTAGAGCAGAATCCTGGTGATAGTGGAGAAACTTTTTTTGAAGAGGAGAAATCAAAATTAGGTTGGAAACTATTTGACACTTTCCAAGGAATAGATAAAACCTATATTAATGTTT
This window harbors:
- the LOC128721317 gene encoding uncharacterized protein LOC128721317 is translated as MKLATISLLLVSIGAFSNANFDTKREALFFPPMTTLQVTMCTVTNGRLFKPPKKDYAVRRLGINLGFQVNYNLPFRLMDFYKPAYWARALIGVVQGRFQPTTVMTARDFKRSVTHQNSDLSAGQLYRAAEELLQALQFGSDCLAKSVCELAHSPFHRESNREDLLTEITQFLLTPSMHRSFDELEYKDRLKYEMAENLGASGADCELIYATCPTSLLEHYSKLQ